The segment CACTTAGCCTCTGCGCACTTCGCGCACGTCGCCTGTTCCGGCACGAATTTTTAAGATTAATCCTGGATTCATCGCAGACGGCACATTAAAAAAAGTGTGCGCCAGATTCAACTATAATATTGAAAAATCGCTGCTTTAGCCGCGAACGTGATGAAAGGAGCCTGTTAATGCCCACTCTCCATCAGCCGTTAATGATCGTTACCGACCTGGATGGTTCATTGCTCGACCATCACACCTATCGCTGGGATGCGGCCAGTGAATGGCTTGCCACGCTGAAACAGCAGGCCGTGCCGCTGGTGATCTGTTCCAGTAAAACGGCCGCCGAGATTATTCCGCTGCAGAAAAGGCTGGGTATCAGCGGCTCGCCCTTTATTGCGGAGAACGGCGCCGTGGTACAGACGCACGATCAGCAGCGGGTTCGCCTGGATGACACGCAGACCTATGAGGCGATCTGCGAACGGCTGGCCGCCATGAAAGCCACCTGGCGCTTCACCGGTTTTCATGACTTCTCCGACCCGGACGTGGCTTCAATGACCGGCCTGAGCGAGGCAGATGCGGCGCTGTCGCGTCAGCGCGACGCCTCCGAGGTGGTGGTCTGGCGCGACAGTGAGGAGGCGCTGGCGCAGTTTCGCGAGGCGCTGGGCGCTGAAGGCCTGGCCCTGACTCAGGGTGGCCGTTTCTGGCATGTGATGCCCGCGGGCTGCGGCAAGGGCCAGGCGCTGCGCTGGCTGCTGGATCACTCACCCGGTGAGTCGCGCGTCACCATCGGTCTGGGCGACGGGCCCAACGATGCCCCGATGCTGGATGCGGTGGACTACGCCGTGGTGATCCGGGGCTACAGTAAAACACCGGTCACCCTTACCCGCACCGATCAGCAGCAGGTTTATCACACGGCGCATCACGGCCCTGAGGGCTGGCGTGAAGGGCTGGACTATTTTTTGACTCAACCTCAATAAGCTGCCCGCGGGCATTAAAAGGATGATGCGATGAGTGACTTTTATCAGAATGGCGTAATCACCAATTTCCACAATCTGACCCACCGCAGCGTGGAGTCGCTGGAAAAAGAGATGGTACGCTTTGCCCGCAAACGCAAAATGGGGCTGATCCTGCCATCGCTGTTTTCCGAACTTGAAGGCCCGGCACTGACGAATATCGTCGATGAGCTGGCGAAAGTGCCCTATCTGGACGAAATTGTCATCGGTCTGGATCGGGCTGACCGCGACCAGTTTCTCTATGCGCGCGAATTTTTCTCCCGGCTGCCGCAGCGGCATCGCATTCTGTGGAATGATGGCCCGCGTCTGAAGGCTATTGATGCCGAGCTGGATAAGGAGGGTTTATCCCCTACCCAGCCCGGCAAGGGACGTAACGTCTGGTTCTGCACCGGTTATACGCTGGCATCCGACCGCACCAGCTGCGTCGCCCTGCATGACTGCGATATCGTCACCTACGAGCGCGGAATGCTGGCCCGCCTGCTCTACCCGCTGGCTAATCCGGCCTTTCAGTATGAGTTCTGCAAAGGCTTCTACGCACGCGTGGCCGACGGCAAGCTCAATGGCCGCGTAGGACGGTTGCTGGTCGGCCCGCTGCTGCGCTCGCTGCAGAAAGTCTACGGTCATTCCGAGTATCTGGATTATCTGTCGAGTTTCCGCTATCCCCTGTCCGGCGAGTTTGCCATGCGGACGCATGTGCTGAACGGCATCAAAATTCCGGGAGACTGGGGGCTGGAGATCGGTGTGCTGTCGGAGATTTACCGTAACTATACTACCCGCCAGTCATGTCAGGTGGAGATCGCCGATAACTACGATCACAAGCATCAGCCGCTGGCGGAAGATGATGGCACCGGCGGCCTGAAACGCATGAGCAGTGACATTGTTCAGTCGCTGCTGCGTAAGCTCGCCACGATGGGTGTGCCGCTGACCAGTGACTCGTTCCGGGTGCTGAAGGCGACCTACTACCGTAATGCGCTGGATATGATGGAGACCTATAACCATGAGGCGGCGATGAACGGCCTGAAGTTTGATCAGCATGTCGAGGAAGCGGCGGTGGAGATGTTCACCCAGTCGATCCTGGAAGCGGGTCAGGCCTTTATCGAACGGCCTAACGACAAACCGTTTATTCCGAGCTGGAGCCGGGTGCAGTCTGCGTTCCCGGACGTCTTACAACGCATCTACCAGGCCGTTGAAGAGGATAACGACGGCAACGTCTGAAGCTGAGCGGGCGGCACAGAGTGTGCCCGCCACCGCGTTTTGCTCACCGGGCCTGCCTGGTCGTCAGACCTGCAGGCCTGAGCCCGCCAGCTGCTGCGCCGGTGCTGTCGCACACAGCTCATCGCTGCGGAAAGCTTCACTGCGCACCGCGTAGCCGTCATACCAGCGGCACTCGACCATGCCACTGGCGTAGCCGGTCACCACCATTGTCTGGCCCTCTTCCTTGTGTTGCACTTCCTCACTGATTGCAAAAACCATGATGCGCTCCTTTTACGAATGTTAATAACCGGGGTGATGATTTCCTTTATAGCAGGCGAACGGGGTTCCTGCCTGTTAAGGCACGCAAAAAAAGGGCAAATTCAGAATTAAGCAGAGAGATATGCGGAAAATAAACAAAGCGGATAAAAAATATTACCCGCTTTGAGGAAAGGTTAAGGCGCTGACGTCAGATCTTGCACCCTTCGCAGTCGGCTTCGTCACCGAGATCGTCCGGCACTTCGCTGGCTTTTTTCTCCGCTTTCGCTTCAGCCTGCTCCAGTTGTGCGTCGATATCAAATTCAAACATGTCGTCGTTCATCGTCATTCTCCTGACCGTAAATCAAAGTGCGCTTTATACCGATTTTCCGCGCACTCTGGCAATAAGGTTAACCACTAACAGCACGATCGACCCAATGATAAAGCCGAGCACCAGGTTAGCACCGTTGCTGAGCAGCATCGCGATCCAGCCATTGAAGCCGCCGCTGACCTCTTCAATCAGATGATGCAGTGGCGCGATGCCGTGCACCACAATGCCGCCGCCGACCAGGAACATCGCAATCGTGCCGACCACCGTGAGGATCTTCATCAGCCAGGGCGCGGCAGCCAGCAGCACACTGCCGATGCCCTGTGCCAGGCGGGACGATTTTTCACGCAGCCAGAATCCCAGGTCATCGATTTTCACAATCGCCGCGACGATGCCATAGACGCCGATAGTGACCAGAATCGCGATGCCCGCCAGAATAATCACCTGATTCAGCAGCGGGGACTCTGAGACGATCCCCAGGGTGATGGCGACGATCTCCGCAGAGAGAATAAAATCGGTCCGCACCGCACCTTTGATTTTTTTCTTTTCAAACTCTGCCGCGTTCTGATTCGCCAGCGAATCCAGTCGCTGCTGACGCGCTTCCGGTGATTTGCTCTGCCTGTCGTGCTGCAGGCTGTGCAGCACCTTTTCCACGCCTTCGTAGCAGAGATAGGCACCACCAATCATCAGCAGCGGCGTGATCAGCCAGGACGCAAACGCGGAGATGATCAGCGCCAGCGGCACCAGAATCAGTTTGTTAAGAAACGATCCTTTGGCCACACCCCAGACCACCGGCAGCTCGCGATTGGCTTTGACGCCCGTGACCTGCTGGGCATTCAGTGACAGGTCGTCACCCAGCACCCCCGCCGTTTTTTTCGCCGCCACTTTGCCCATGACGGAAATATCATCCAGAAGTGTTGCAATATCATCAAGTAAAGTGAGTAAACTGGTTCCCGCCAAAATCTTATCCTTAGTCTGGTTCGTTATGTTGACAACATGGGCAGCGCTCAATTTCCGTCACGGTCATCTCGGCGATGCCCTCACAATCCCACTCTACCCGCACCGTCTCACCTGCTGTGCCTTCCGCATGCAGATATTTACTGACCGGACTTTCGGTCATGCCGGTGATCGCCTCCGTGGCAATCAGTCTCTCGCCGCTATAGACCCGCGCGGTCGCTTTGGTGTTGACCATCCGCTCGTCACGGATCTGATAAAGGCGTTTTACCGTCAGTTTTATGCTGCTCATTTCGGCCTCCTGGCCACGGAGAAAGCGCAGATCTAACCAATTATGTCCGGGATTAGCAATCTGCGTGGTAATGATGAATGCCCTGATGATCGATCTCGGCGCTCTCTGACATCACCAGCAGCCACTCCTCCAGCCGCTCCAGCAGATCCTGATCCGTCAGGCGCAGTCTGCCCCGCAGCGCACACTCCCAGATGATCAGCACCTTCCAGCCCGCCTCCTGCAACTGGCGTACGTAACGCCGATCGCGCTCAACGTTACTGTTAATTTTTCCGGTCCAGAACTCGGTGCGCGTTGCGGGCAGCTTAAAGAGATAGCAGTGATGACGATGCCAGAAGCAGCCATGCACAAAAATAATTGCCTGCTGGTCGGTCAGAACGAAGTCGGGCCGTCCCGGCAGATTTTTATCCTGCACGCGGTAGCTGAAGCCACGGTCTTTCAGCAGCAGCGCAATACGCTGCTCAATGGCCGTATCCTGAGCGCGAATCGCACGCATATTCTTGCTGCGTGTTTCGCTGGAGTGAACATCAGCCATAACCTCTCCTTTTTTGCTGGTTATGTAACTTTAGCCTGCGCCGCGAAAAGCGAAAGTCGCCGCCGGTTGACTCTGGATGCGGGGCCGTAAAAGCAGAAGATTCCGGGGTGCCACTGCAGGGCACATCCCGGAATTTCCCTGCAGCGCCGGGAGTGATAGCATAGGCGCCTTACTGTTAAGGAAAAATGCATGCATCCCGCCCTCCTCGCTGAACCACTCTCTGCCGCCCCTTCCTCTGCCGATAGCGCTGAACTCGTGCAGCAGGTGCTGGAAATCTATTCGGTGCGTGATCTCACGGCCCGCCTGCAGCAGGCTGGCTTTACCGGCTGGACGCCAGCCCTGCTGAACCGGGTACGTCAGGGTAAAAGCGCCCTGCCACCGCTGTGTGAGGCAGAGTTGCTGCTGCTGCAGTCACTGCTGCCGTCGCGGCCCGCCCATTATGACGATCCCGAATTTCGTTTTATCGATCTCTTTGCCGGGATTGGTGGTATTCGCAAAGGCTTTGAGGCGATTGGCGGCAAGTGCGTTTTCACCAGTGAATGGAACAAAGAGGCGGTGCGCACCTATAAAGCGAACCACTACAGCGATCCGCTGGAGCATCACTTCAATACCGATATCCGTCAGGTCACCCAGCCGGAAGGGCTGACCGGTGATGACGAGATCTATCGGGCAATTGATGCCGCCATCCCCGATCATCAGGTGCTGCTGGCGGGTTTTCCCTGCCAGCCCTTTTCACTGGCAGGCGTCAGCAAAAAGAATGCGATGGGTCGCGCACATGGCTTTGAGTGTCAGGTTCAGGGCACGCTATTTTTCGATGTGGCCCGCATCCTGGCTGCCAAAAAGCCGCCGTTCTTTGTGCTGGAAAACGTGAAGAACCTGAAAAGCCACGATAAAGGCCGGACCTTTGCGATTATCATGGAGACGCTGGATGAACTGGGTTATGACATCGCCGATGCCGGTGCTGTCAGCCCGGACGCCAAAGTGATCGATGCACGTCACTTTCTGCCCCAGCATCGCGAACGCATTGTGCTGGTGGGCATCCGTCGCGATCTGAAAAAGCAGGACTTTACGCTGCGCGATATCCGCCGCTTCTATCCCGCGCAGGTGCCGACCCTGCAGAGCCTGCTGGAGCACGCCCCGGACGACAAATATATCCTGTCGCCGGTGTTGTGGCGCTACCTCTATGAGTACGCGAAGAAACATAAAGCCAGAGGCAACGGGTTTGGTTTTGGCCTGAACGACCCGCGAAATCCTGACTGCTGCGTGCGAACGCTGTCAGCGCGCTATTACAAAGATGGTTCAGAAATCCTGATCGACCGTGGCTGGGACAATGCGCTGGGAGAAGCAGCGTTTCAGAATGCGGAAAATATGGCCCGCCGTCCGCGTCGTCTCTCGCCGCGTGAGTGCGCCCGCCTGATGGGGTTTGATGTGCCAGGCCAGGCGCCCTTCCGTATTCCGGTATCAGACACCCAGGCGTATAAGCAATTTGGCAATTCAGTGGTGGTGCCGGTGTTCGCCGCGGTGGCTCAGCTCCTGCTGCCGCATATCCGCCAGCTGACCTCGTCATCGCGCTGAATCGCGCTGAAAAAAACCCGTCTTTCGACGGGTTTCTGTTTTATTTCTTTTTCTTACCCTGCTTCTTCAGCAGCAGGCGAATCTGCTTCAGCTCGGTCGCGGTAAGCCCATCAGCCTTTTCATCAGCAGACGTTGCTTTCTCTGCTGACTCTTCAGTGATGTCCTGACTATCAATGGCCGGATGCGGATGCGTTTCCAGGCTGGCCTGTAAGCGCTGCACAATCTCCTGGCTCATTGAAATCTGATTTTCCAGCGCCAGCTGTTTGATCGTTTCTTTCAGTTCAGGGTCAATTTTAATCGTTAAATTAACAGTTTCGGTCATTGCGCCACTCCTTTTTGTTATTGCTACACGCTACCGGATGACCGTTTCGATTAACATACTGTCATAAAAATTTAATATTCGGTGCGCAACGGGGTGAAATCCCGCAGCACACCCTCATCGATTCCCACCAGATTGCCCTGGAGTTCGGCATAGAGCTTGGCCATGTACCGCACCAGAAAATCTGCGTTGTGTTCTGCCAGCATGCGACCTGTTTCCGTGTGCATTGTCTCCGGCAGGCGCAGCAGTTTCTTCTGGAAGTGATCCAGCGTCCATTTGACGTCATTCAGCTCGCGGTCTTTGCCCAGGGGATCCTGGCTGTCGAACAGCGGACGGTTAAGCGCACCCGCGGTATAAAAGACCCGCGCCAGCCCGATCGCACCCAGCGACTCCAGCCGGTCAGCATCCTGCACAATTTTCGCCTCCAGCGTCTGCGGCGGAATGCCGGCGCTGAAACTGTGCGTTTTCACGGCATGCATGACGGCTTCAATGCGCTCAGCCGGGAAGTCAGGAAAGTCCTGCTGCAGAATGCGCTGGGTTTCCGCTGCGGCATACGTTGAGGCGAGATGACGCTCCGGGTGATTCTTGGGCAGATTAACCACATCGTGGAAATAACAGGCGGTAAGCACCACCAGCGGATCGGCCGGTGTGCCGGTCATGATTCGCTGTGCGCTCATCCATACGCGCCGCAGATGGGCGATATCGTGTGCGCCATCATCGTGGATCCAGTTCGCCTGAAACCAGCTTTCGTAACGAGTCTGCCAGAGTGTAAGTGACATAGTCTGTCTCCCTGTAGTGATCGACAGCGGTTTCTCTGTCGTGATCAGTGCGCGAACGGCAAGCCATCATAGCGACTGGCTAATGACACTTTTTTTACAGTGCGGTCGAAAAGCGCGGCGCTGCCAGCGATTTCTGGCAGAAAAATGAGATCTGGATCATCTGTATAGCATCTCTGTTACACAATAACCGCAATTTCGGCGGTTTTCAGTCTTTCCTCAGTGAATTGCTGCTAAGAAAATTAGTTTAACAGGCGTAATGTTTTGTTCTGTCTGAGAACCCTTTACGGGTCCGTTTAAACTTTTTTTTTCATCATCGGTGATTGTAAAATTATGTGTGATGACAGGGGAAAAAAGCTGAAAAGGTTCCTATTTTTACCGTTATAACGTACTGTATCCGTGCTCTTCATCGCTTTCTGCCGCCTGGACAGAGAGCGTTGGTGCGCTTTTTGCATTTTGCTGGTTTTCAACTATCAAAGTGGCACTTTCAAAGTGACTGTCAGGCGACAAATTATTAAGCAGAATGATTTAAAGCCTTTATGATAACTCTCAGATGTGAAGCAAATGGACGTTTACAGCAGTAACCGGGTTCTACTAATAAAAAGAGGTAATCCATGAAAGAACGGCCGATTCTTTTTTCCGAACAGCGTGTTCGTGCCCTGTTGGTTGGCCAGCAAACACAAACCCGGCGCATTATGAAAACGCAGGCTTTTGGTCCGGGACAGGATCATCACGAAGGCGTACACGCTTTCGATGTGAGCGCGAACCATCTTCATGGCTATAAGATGATGTCGATGACGGACATCAGCTACCAGTGCCCGTATGGCAAACCCGGCGACATTCTCTGGGTGCGTGAAACCTGGCGTGGTCCCATGGTGCCAGAGCACGATCTGGCAGAATATGACCGCGACCCGACGCCGTTTCGTCAGCCGGAATTTTGCCAGTACCGGGCAGACAGCAACGAACTGGGTCAGCATGCGATGAGTACGCCGGAAGCCGAAGAGTTTGGCTGGCAGACCGCCATCCACATGCCGCGCTGGGCCAGCCGCATCAATCTGGAGATTACGGGCGTACGTGCGGAAAAAATTCAGGATATCAGTGAAGATGACATCATGGCGGAAGGCGTACAGACCGATTCGCACTTCCTCAATAATTTCTTCACCATGAACGTCAATTCGGAGTCGCCCAAAGAGGCGTACCGCAAAGCGTGGCAAAAACAGTACGGTGCCACCAGCTGGGAAGTTAACCCCTGGGTCTGGGTCATTGAATTTCAGCGTGTTGAACGCAAATAACCCGCCAGAACCACGCTTTGCGGGTTAAATCACAGACAACGGCCGCGCTAACGGGTTGAATAGGCCTTCAGCCCTGAAGTCAGAATCTGATGCCAGCATTCGATGCTGGCATTTTTATGTCTGGCGCGTCAGGATAGCCAGAGAGTCCGGTTCTGTGCAGGAGTTACGATGTTTAAATGGCCCTGGAAAACGCATAACGACAGGCTGGTTGCCTTGCCCTGGCAGCAGGGACTGGCGCAACCGATCTTCAGCCCGCTCAGTGAGGCCGAGCGGCAGACGCTGGTCGCGCTGGCGACGCGCTTTCTGCAACAGAAAAAGCTGGTGGTGATGGAAGGCGCTGAGCTGGATGAACTGCGCAGCGTGCGCATCGCCCTGCTCTTCTGCCTGCCGGTGCTGGAACTGGGCCTGGAGTGGCTGGACGGTTTTCATGACGTACTTATCTATCCTGAACCGTTCAGCGTGGCGGATCAGTGGCAGGATGAGGATGGGCTGGTTCACAGCTCACCCGCCGTTCATGCCGGACAGAGCTGGACGCAGGGGCCGGTGGTGCTCAACTGGCTCGATATTCAGGATTCGTTTGATCTCTCCGGTTTCAATCTGGTCATTCATGAAGTGGCCCACAAGCTGGATGCACGCGGCAGTGGTTACACCAGCGGCGTGCCCATGATGCCACTGCGCGATGTGGCGCAGTGGGAAAAAGATCTGCGTGCCGCGATGGCAGAGATTGAAACGGAAGTGGAACTGGTCGGTGAACAGGCAGCGACTCTCGATCCCTACGCCGCCAGCGATCCAGCGGAGTGCTTCGCCGTCCTCTCTGAATACTTTTTTACGGCCCCGGTTCTGCTGGCTGAACGCTTTCCGTCCATGTATCAGCATCTTCAGCACTTTTATCAGCAGGACCCTCTGAGCAGAATAACCGCAGAGACGGCCCAAAGTGCTTAAATCGTGATCGCTTTGCTTTAAAGCTAGCCAGTTGAATGATAATGTATTTTTTGCTGTTGACACCTTCGGGCGACGTCGTTAATATTCGCCTCGTTCCAACGATTCCTCTGTAGTTCAGTCGGTAGAACGGCGGACTGTTAATCCGTATGTCACTGGTTCGAGTCCAGTCAGAGGAGCCAGATTAGAAAAAGCAGATATCTCCGGATATCTGCTTTTTTGCTTTTCGGAAGCCGCAGATTTCTCCTGCGCACGCTTGTTGTCATCTCCCCTGCCGATAATGAAAAAGCCGCTGGCGTTAATTTTCTGCACAGCCGCAATTCCCTATTTCACCGGGCTACAGGCAAAGCGATCCGCTAAAAACCAGCCGTCAAAACAGACCGGCTGGCTTAGTCGACTGACAATATTATTCAGGGATCGTCAGCACCTGACCCGGTGCAATATGATCCGGGTTACTGAGGATGCCCTTATTCGCCTCAAAGATTTTCATATATTGCGCGCCATCATTGTAAAACTGTTTAGCGATTGCGCTCAGCGTATCACCGGACTTCACGGTATAGCTGCGCGTGCCCGCTGCCGTCGCGGGTTTATCTTCAACATTTTTATCAACAGCATTTAACAACTCACCGCCAATATTTTTAATATTATCCAGAATGCTCATATTTACTCCCCTATCGTTTCTGAAACGTTTACTTTAATTAAAAAAACAGGATTGCCAGACAATTACTTCGCGGCGTACGATACACCCGCTTTAATTTTGTGGATTAAACCACTGTTAAACGCGAATTAATTTTATAAAAAGAGGGATGTTGAGAATGGGTATATTGTCATGGGTTTTATTCGGACTGCTTGCCGGTGTCATCGCCAGATGCATCATGCCGGGTAAAGAGAACATGGGTATTTTTATGACCATTGTTCTGGGTATTATCGGCGCGCTGATTGGCGGTGCGGTCAGTACGGCGCTGGGCTTTGGCCAGGTCAGTGGTTTTAATATTTTCAGCATCGCGATTGCCACCGTCGGTGCCATTATTGTGCTGTTCGTTATTCATAAAATCAGAGCGTGCAAGCAGGCGTAACGGATTAATTTTCAGGGGATAGCAGAATGAGTTTACTGGATACTGTGCTGGCGATGTGCGGCCTGAATAATCAGACCAGTCAGGAAGTGAGAGGCGTGCTGGAGTGGGTTGAGCAGCAAGGCGGATTGCACACGATCGTCAGTCATCTTCAGAACGGCGAGTACAGCGAAGTGGTTAATTCCTGGCTCGGCGATCAGCAGAACGTTGCCCTGAGCAGCGATCTGGTGCAGAAGATGATTAACTCTGAGGCCATTGAACAGCTCGCTGCACGAATGGGCATTAACACCAGCGACGCACTGAACCTGCTGGTAAAATATCTGCCTCAGCTGGTTGATAAAGCCTCTTCCGCAGGCGTAATTGACAAGAAAGCCGATTTAACCGGGCTGGTCAGTCAGTTAACACACTAAGCGTAAGGCAACCGGGGGATAAAAGCCTGCGGCTAAAGTAGTGGGCTTTTATCTTTTGGGTTGGGTACATGGACTAATTTAGTCTATAAACAAAAGATTATCTGTTAACACGAACGCGGGCTGAGGGTATGACAACACCAATAGCCCGCTGACAATAAGCAACTCAGAAGGGAGTGATCATGGCTGACACGCATCCTCAGCCCGATACCCGCCACACCCATAACCGCCGCCAGCGAATCGCAGTTGCATTATTACAAAGTGGGATACCGGCCTAACAGGGGCCTGCCGAACCGGCTGCCACAGCTCACCATTAAAGGCCGCTGGCTGGAAGCGCTAGGATTTACGACCGGGCAGAAGATCGAGGTGATCACCGGGCCGGGACAGTTGAGCTTCCGGCTGGAGGGAGATGCATAACTGGCTGACCTATACTGTAAAACCCCAGCAAAATGAACTGGGGTTTGGTTGTCACTTACTAATAGAGATCACCTTTTAAATAAAGGTAAAAGGTGATAGGCAAACCAAAAAATCAGGCTTGCAGGAATAGTACCAAAGGTAGCACCTTTTAACCCACGCCATAAGTTATCAAAATAAAAGACGCCTTCAGTTAAATAACTTACTCCCTCAAAAAATATAAAAAAAACCACAACAACGAAACTCAATGCTAATTCAAATATCAAAAAAACCTTGGCTAGCACCATGAGACTTTTTATCATTTTTTAGTCTCCGTCTTTTCCAAATATCCTGGAACCAATCCTGATGCAACAGAGCCCCCTATATTTCCGACAACTGATGGTAAAGGATGCTGGGATACTGGTTTTGTAATTGTCCAGACACCGGTCGGCACCCATTCATACTGTTTAGTTACGGGGTTAAGTATTTTATCCATTGGTACTTTGATTACGTTGCCTGTCGCATATCCGACTGTTGAACCCGCCTTACTCAACATCGTCGCGATAAAAGGATCATCACCGCTTATTTCCGCCTGATAATAACCGCCTGCCGCATTCCAGGCCATTGTTGGGTTATAACCTTTACCTGCCGTAATAGCCCCAATTAACCCGGAACCGATAACGTCTGATAATTTCACTTCACCTGTTGTTCCATACTGGATACCTGCACCTGCGGACATACCCACACCGACAGCAATAAGTTGCTCTTTAGTATTATTCATGGCATTAGTAATAATGGCCTTCCAACCCATTATTGCTACCGGCCAAGAAGTTGGGGTCATAATTACATCCATAACCCGATCGCCGTTCGTAATATTTTCCTTCAAAAATTTAAGATCCGAACCGTTAAGATATTTAACTATCGCCGCCGCATCCGGATCTTTAAGTTTCTCATCCAGCCTTACCTGATGTTTATCCGCATTCAGCGCAACGTTAGTTGCCGCCTGAACTAGTTCTTCCCAGCTCAAACAGGTAACACCGCCGCCGGTACAGGCTTCCTGAAGCTCCTTGCTGTTTTCATTACTGATGGCGATGTACTTCTCAGCAACCTTATTACAGTCACCACCCGAGGCTTTACAGTCCTGCATTTCTTTATCGAGCGCTCTGGCTTCTGTACTGCTCAGATAGTTATTCTCAACCGCATTCTTACCCGCCTGCGCGCCGGTCGCCGCTCTTGCAGTATCGCCCGTCGCCAATCCGCCTGCAAGCCCTGCTGCCAACTGACCGAGCGCGCTGACAACCTGCTTTTGATCCTCTGTCAGTTCGCTGGCCTTCTTGCCAGGATACATCGTGCTGAGGATCGCTCTGGCCATCAGCTCACCACCTGCAGCACCGGCTGCCCCCGCTGATGCGCTGTTACCTGCAAGCTGAGCCAGCACGGCACCTGCGACCGCATGAGCCATAGTATTGGCCAGGACGTTAGTCTGCTCGTGTCCATCGACAAATTTGCTGGTTGCGTGCTTGATTTTATTGGCGATATACGGTGCCATCCCACCCGCTGCGGCTGCGCCCAGATTACTTGCGCCGAGGCCGCCCAGAACGCCCGTTACTGCGGCTGCTGCCATTGAATAGCTGCCGCCGCCATTAAGAGAACTGCCTTTGACGGCATTGGCTTTATATTCCGACGACAATTTACTCTTACTCGCGCCGACGCTAAGCTCAATTTTGATCCCCGCCTCGCTCATATTGCCGTTGGCAAGAGCTTATCCGGGCTGCATGGTCTGTTTGCATGACATAGCCCAGCCTCTTTTTTAGCGATGACGTCTGAGCCACTGATGTGGGCATTATTACCGGCGATTAACGTGACGCTACTACTGTACTGCCCACAGCGCTGGCGCTCTGACTTTGGGTTGTGACGTCACGATTAAGCTGCTGGCGAGTAGAAGCACTGCCGAACGTCACGCCGATACTGCCGCCGCTCATCATGCCGCTCTTTTTAATTTCTTTCAGGCTGTGGCTATGCTGCTCTCCAGTGGCCGCAGCGATCGCGAGATCACGTCCTGCCTTACGCGCAACACTGTTATCGCCTACTGCGCTGGAACCCGTTACACCAAGATCACGTCCGGCGACGATCTGGCTGCCCGTGGTGTTAATAGTCTCAGTACTGGTCGCATCAATTTTTTGCCAGCAGTTTCCGAAACCGCACTGCGAGGTACCAGTAACGCTTTTACTTCCGGTAATGCGATATCATTCCAGGCATTCAGCAGCAGATCACCCCCGGCTTTGAGGTTAGCTATCGTTGCCCGCTTTGAGGGTCAGAGAGTCCAGTGAAGTGATGCTGGCCGCTGGTCCAGTCAGGGTTTCGGTATAAGATTTCTTCGTTCCCTTGCCGTTGTCTGCATCCAGGTGCCAGAGCTGTGAC is part of the Pantoea sp. Ep11b genome and harbors:
- a CDS encoding mannosyl-3-phosphoglycerate phosphatase-related protein translates to MPTLHQPLMIVTDLDGSLLDHHTYRWDAASEWLATLKQQAVPLVICSSKTAAEIIPLQKRLGISGSPFIAENGAVVQTHDQQRVRLDDTQTYEAICERLAAMKATWRFTGFHDFSDPDVASMTGLSEADAALSRQRDASEVVVWRDSEEALAQFREALGAEGLALTQGGRFWHVMPAGCGKGQALRWLLDHSPGESRVTIGLGDGPNDAPMLDAVDYAVVIRGYSKTPVTLTRTDQQQVYHTAHHGPEGWREGLDYFLTQPQ
- a CDS encoding glycosyl transferase encodes the protein MSDFYQNGVITNFHNLTHRSVESLEKEMVRFARKRKMGLILPSLFSELEGPALTNIVDELAKVPYLDEIVIGLDRADRDQFLYAREFFSRLPQRHRILWNDGPRLKAIDAELDKEGLSPTQPGKGRNVWFCTGYTLASDRTSCVALHDCDIVTYERGMLARLLYPLANPAFQYEFCKGFYARVADGKLNGRVGRLLVGPLLRSLQKVYGHSEYLDYLSSFRYPLSGEFAMRTHVLNGIKIPGDWGLEIGVLSEIYRNYTTRQSCQVEIADNYDHKHQPLAEDDGTGGLKRMSSDIVQSLLRKLATMGVPLTSDSFRVLKATYYRNALDMMETYNHEAAMNGLKFDQHVEEAAVEMFTQSILEAGQAFIERPNDKPFIPSWSRVQSAFPDVLQRIYQAVEEDNDGNV
- a CDS encoding YodC family protein, whose product is MVFAISEEVQHKEEGQTMVVTGYASGMVECRWYDGYAVRSEAFRSDELCATAPAQQLAGSGLQV
- a CDS encoding DUF808 domain-containing protein yields the protein MAGTSLLTLLDDIATLLDDISVMGKVAAKKTAGVLGDDLSLNAQQVTGVKANRELPVVWGVAKGSFLNKLILVPLALIISAFASWLITPLLMIGGAYLCYEGVEKVLHSLQHDRQSKSPEARQQRLDSLANQNAAEFEKKKIKGAVRTDFILSAEIVAITLGIVSESPLLNQVIILAGIAILVTIGVYGIVAAIVKIDDLGFWLREKSSRLAQGIGSVLLAAAPWLMKILTVVGTIAMFLVGGGIVVHGIAPLHHLIEEVSGGFNGWIAMLLSNGANLVLGFIIGSIVLLVVNLIARVRGKSV
- a CDS encoding very short patch repair endonuclease; amino-acid sequence: MADVHSSETRSKNMRAIRAQDTAIEQRIALLLKDRGFSYRVQDKNLPGRPDFVLTDQQAIIFVHGCFWHRHHCYLFKLPATRTEFWTGKINSNVERDRRYVRQLQEAGWKVLIIWECALRGRLRLTDQDLLERLEEWLLVMSESAEIDHQGIHHYHADC
- the dcm gene encoding DNA (cytosine-5-)-methyltransferase, giving the protein MHPALLAEPLSAAPSSADSAELVQQVLEIYSVRDLTARLQQAGFTGWTPALLNRVRQGKSALPPLCEAELLLLQSLLPSRPAHYDDPEFRFIDLFAGIGGIRKGFEAIGGKCVFTSEWNKEAVRTYKANHYSDPLEHHFNTDIRQVTQPEGLTGDDEIYRAIDAAIPDHQVLLAGFPCQPFSLAGVSKKNAMGRAHGFECQVQGTLFFDVARILAAKKPPFFVLENVKNLKSHDKGRTFAIIMETLDELGYDIADAGAVSPDAKVIDARHFLPQHRERIVLVGIRRDLKKQDFTLRDIRRFYPAQVPTLQSLLEHAPDDKYILSPVLWRYLYEYAKKHKARGNGFGFGLNDPRNPDCCVRTLSARYYKDGSEILIDRGWDNALGEAAFQNAENMARRPRRLSPRECARLMGFDVPGQAPFRIPVSDTQAYKQFGNSVVVPVFAAVAQLLLPHIRQLTSSSR
- a CDS encoding Arc family DNA-binding protein, giving the protein MTETVNLTIKIDPELKETIKQLALENQISMSQEIVQRLQASLETHPHPAIDSQDITEESAEKATSADEKADGLTATELKQIRLLLKKQGKKKK
- a CDS encoding phosphohydrolase, yielding MSLTLWQTRYESWFQANWIHDDGAHDIAHLRRVWMSAQRIMTGTPADPLVVLTACYFHDVVNLPKNHPERHLASTYAAAETQRILQQDFPDFPAERIEAVMHAVKTHSFSAGIPPQTLEAKIVQDADRLESLGAIGLARVFYTAGALNRPLFDSQDPLGKDRELNDVKWTLDHFQKKLLRLPETMHTETGRMLAEHNADFLVRYMAKLYAELQGNLVGIDEGVLRDFTPLRTEY